cttttaagtattagcattacctgtcttagtgacatcccataatacagctctgatgacctgatcacatataaaacacttcccacgcagcacattatgctttattatctatttattattcaaacatcaaactttgatgacgtcaatgtatatccctgacataaatcactgacgtgaagctatggacatcatacttaactagctgacgttttagtattttatatagcatgatgggtgcagatctaacttagtgtataacttagtttcggcagtggttttgctatatagagtacgaccatcgtcatgatcccatagttagcggaagcgaaaatagtgtaattagtacaagtactgaagaaatgtaatgtaatgtaataccgaacagctttcaaaaatgcggtaccgcaatacctttttggcaccggtatcccgcgcagcatcagtctgcctgagatatttgataaagtgtggatcttcctatacgtgcagcacgaataaataaaaacctctgctttgtatacttgacaaatctgtgtgtgtcatcatactcaaaaccgccccaaataagccacgaaattaaccatgaattctaccctactgtggtacacagctttgcttcttatgtttctttctcacaaaaagttgcaggttgatgacaaaacgtgctcgcgtccggacGAATAAGTGCAACgggggggcagaactggggaggggggcaggatgcgatcgtgctcggttgccgtataaggcagccgggcccagtgtggtacgcgtttagtctaattacaggttcttgtgggaagcttgtgtgatgtataaccttgttcatgtcaggtttcgggctggttgcgagcgcgatcgcacggacaggaaacaggcaggcagaacacggggaaactgggatttattagcactaaaacgggacgaagcacgaacatcgactaactaacatcaatgaccgaccaggaacgaaagcaagacatggactgaaatagacaggactgggcgaaaataatcggacacagctgggtataatggggaagcacacgtggataatcaggggggcatggcacacatgaggatcgtacgagctgggcgtgacagttcgacatactgatcgctatgtatcgcgatacaacagtttgcaatgttaccaaagtgtcattttataattcccatattaaacaagttaccgtgcatagtgctttggggagagacagactccaagagtgcagttcatttcacgtgtctttaagtcattgtctgatattatccagagctgaatgtgtgattcatgcttactactatattcttgctttgcagttcttacacaattttttttcttatttacttctaaaagtaaataaaaaaacttataaaactgtcattattatataacaactatacgtattatgatgttattatttagttatgttgttgcttggttacatttgatgcctccgcacgtgggaagctaccggtttgaaagatgcggcttcacttgcttttctgcaccaagatggcaaggtacgttgcatttctgctcccattttatcgtataacttatcttattatttagtatctgtctttgtatgtacagtggtacctcgacccacgaacagtcctgatcacgaataaatcgggttacgaaccaaatgttccaaaatgttttgtaccggttgtcgaaccgtgtttcgggccgcgaacccacaaacgtcccgaaaagggtccaatgaaagctccccaaagaaccacccgaaacgcgaagaaatgtccagtataataataattaaaaaaatcatattttcgaaattactgcatttgactgttactcagtcttttaatgttgattgtttagtttttggtgggatgttttgtggttcttttccgtgttttggcgtctttcgagcgaccagcgtatgctcagttttaatgttttatttaatttagcatttgttagcatgtaaatgtaaatgtatgctctcagttatatgtgcacagtctgtcataatttgattgtacggtagggggcgttgagttgtactgcgcgtgctcgaagtgtatgtatgtatgtatgtatgtatagagtgacctaaagagaaagacggcgatatgtcctagttcatggtgaataacgtgttgtgtgaacttatttttccatttataaatcctctattattgttagtcttctcccgattttcttaccgctgcaccgacagttcgacgtgccaacagcattatttgttacaagtaaggttattttaatttaagtctatattcttggtcgcgttctccccatgtcgtcgtgggctttcctccgggtacttgctaaattgcccgtaggagtgcatgtgtgagtgaatggtgtgtgagtgtgccctgcaatgggctggcccccccatcctcgatttttccctgcctcgtgcccattgcttccgggataggcaacccagtaggataagcggtttggaaaatggatggatggattcttgatcacagaaaaatataaaaaattgaagaaaatgcagcgtttctgaggtttaaacatattgaacataatacatatttacattatttgaaatgggagaaattgattgaggtcacgcacttttcaggtcaggaactaagttcgtgagccgaggtatgactgtatattgaaatatgtttgtgtaaaattccgtatattgtttggattatatttaaattttatgtgcaggttagttagtgtcatatgcagggttgccaaccctcactcaagatgtcttgtagtcaatctgttttgttccattataaacctaaaattagctgcatcaaaagtgttggggtagtctgcaaacactccagactatttacaaggtagtaagactgttacacatatggagatgaatgtgcagacttgtctggaattgagaatctcacgccagccagctgaccaaagatagcagctctgcctgtgcagtaatgcggttgttgattgggaaggtgtgggtcagtgcagaagtgtagtccacatgtcaggagtgactgacagctccattgcattgcctgtatgttgtttttcctcattcagaatcagacgaatggagaaagctgtttgctggagcgacgacagatactgggcaacttgggacaagtggggagaggtgattgactggggagatgagaaagagctgtgctccccagcagaatcaccttctgaccaggctgacagttccactgagtcacattcccgaaggcgaattgccaaggcagttagctggacggatgatgcttattgggcagcctgggacaagtgggaagagatcatctgctggggtgatgaagaggagtgctcccaagtaactccacccactagccagcttgggagggataaggggatagatgtacatgggttggaggcttttgtgataaataacaggacaatctccataaagcctgtagacaaccatcaagacagtctgaagataggagctgtgctggtagacctctgcc
The Brienomyrus brachyistius isolate T26 unplaced genomic scaffold, BBRACH_0.4 scaffold45, whole genome shotgun sequence DNA segment above includes these coding regions:
- the LOC125723069 gene encoding uncharacterized protein LOC125723069 isoform X2 produces the protein MARIRRMEKAVCWSDDRYWATWDKWGEVIDWGDEKELCSPAESPSDQADSSTESHSRRRIAKAVSWTDDAYWAAWDKWEEIICWGDEEECSQVTPPTSQLGRDKGIDVHGLEAFVINNRTISIKPVDNHQDSLKIGAVLVDLCQFDLEYLDQSKFNFEIVQVQIGEVEVEETREKAFEKAFELEIVDVAVKVINSEIQPNAINLDIVETKVDKLLLEELIIGDLEAGNVKVSVSNGNVVKVPLRYPSPQRNRRTRQP
- the LOC125723069 gene encoding uncharacterized protein LOC125723069 isoform X1 yields the protein MRLHLLFCTKMARIRRMEKAVCWSDDRYWATWDKWGEVIDWGDEKELCSPAESPSDQADSSTESHSRRRIAKAVSWTDDAYWAAWDKWEEIICWGDEEECSQVTPPTSQLGRDKGIDVHGLEAFVINNRTISIKPVDNHQDSLKIGAVLVDLCQFDLEYLDQSKFNFEIVQVQIGEVEVEETREKAFEKAFELEIVDVAVKVINSEIQPNAINLDIVETKVDKLLLEELIIGDLEAGNVKVSVSNGNVVKVPLRYPSPQRNRRTRQP